TTATCAGCTCGAAGCCGGAGCCCTGGACGAGGCGCGGGCGCTCTATGCCCAGGCGGCCGCGAATGGCGAGTCGCTGGCGGCGGCGGGGCGCGAGGCGGAGGTCTCCGAGCGCCGTCGGCTCCTGGCGCGCGATGTCCCCTCGGTCGGACGGTTGGGCGTGCTCGGATGGCATCCGAACGGCGGGCATGTCTCGCCACTGGAAGCGGTGGCGGTGCCAGGACGAGGCGTGCTGCGGTGCAGTGGCCGCGTGGGACCGGAGGGGCAGGAGGCCGCGGACATCGCCTTCAGCGCGGTGCGTGCACGCGCGCCCGCGCTGGGGCTGGGCGCGCTGGTCACCCGCTACGATCTGCACCTGCACTTCATCGACACGGAGGTGGGCAAGGACGGCTTGTCATGCGGCCTCGCGCTCGCGCTCGCGGGCCTCTCCGCCTACACGCAGCGCCCGTTGCCGGCGCGGCTGGCCGTCACCGGCGAGCTGACGCTCTCCGGCGACGTGCGGCAGATCGGCGGCGTGCACGAGAAGCTGGTGGCTGCCCACCTCGAAGGCATGCGCGTGGTGCTGCATCCGCGCCGGAACCTGCAGGAAGTAGCGGCGTTGCCGCCTGACGTGGCCGGGCGTCTGCGTCTGGTCGCGGTGGACAGCTTGGACGAGGCATGGCGGGTCGTGACCGCGACCGCGCCAGGAGTGGAGCGACGGTGAACAACGAACCCCGGCCGAACCCCTACGAGGTCCTGGGCATCGAGAGGGACGCGGACACCCGCGCCATCAAGAAGGCCTACTTCGAGCGTGTCCGGCAGAACCCGCCGGAGACGCACCCAGAGGTGTTCAAGCGCCTGCGCGAGGCGTACGAGCTGCTCTCCGACCCTGAAGCGCGTCAGGCCTTCGACGCCAGCTCCGACGCGCCGGTGGATGGACCGGAGGCGGTGAAGAACGCACAGCTCCAGGAGGCCATCGACCTCTTCGATGCGGACGACAAGGCCGGGGGGCGCAAGGTCCTCAAGGCCCTGCTCACGGAGCAGCCGGACTTCCACGAGGCGCGCCTGCTGCTGGGCCGCAACCTCCTCTTCGAGAACGAGGCCAAGGAGGCGCTGGAGGAGTTCGACGCCCTCATCGCGCGGGCGCCCGGGCATTGGCAGGCACACCTGTACCGAGGCTGGGCGCTGAACCGCCTGGACCGGCTGAAGGAGGCCGCGGATTCCTTCTGGCGTGCGGGCAAGCATGGCCCGTCGGAGGTGAGCCCGCGCGTGGCGCTGGCGGACTGCCTGGAGGCGATGGGGCAGGTGCCGGACGCGCTCGACGTGCTCGCGCAGGCCCAGGCGCTGCCTGGCGTGTCGCGCATGGACGTGCTCGCGCTCAAGGTGCGGCGGATCGCGACGATGCTGGAGTACGGCCAGGAGGCCGACGCGGCGAAGGAGCTGGAGCAGCTCGACGCGGAGCTGCCGGAGGACGCGGACCCCGAGCTGCGCCGGTGGGCCGGAGGCCAGCTCTCCGCCGCCGCGGCGCACCTGTTCTCCCAGCAGAAGTCGCAGGGCGCGAACCGCCTGCTCGAGTTCGGCCGGCGCTTCAACCCGGAGAGCGCCACCGAGGTCTCATACCCGACCCGTGTCACCGTGGACATGGACGCGCTGCCGGCCATCACGCGCGAGTGGTTGCACTCGGAGGCCGAGCGCGTCGGGGGCTGGCGCACCCTGTGGACCGGCTTGAAGTCGGCGGCCGTGACCCTGGCGCTCGTCACGGCCACCTGCTTCCTCCTGGCGCACATCTCCTTCGGAACCTCCGCGCGCGGCGTCTCGGACTGGGTCTGGTGCGCGCTCTACGCGGCCGTCTTCTGTGGCGTCACCTACGCTTGGGCCCGCCACTTCCTGAGGGTGATGGCGAGCCCCTATGCGCGCTTCAACACCATCCATCCGCTGCACCTGGTGCAGATCGACATCGACCACATCACCGTGTGGCCGCTCGTGCACCTGCAGGACTTGAAGCTGGTGAACCACCAGCGCAACGGCGTCTATCAGCACACCGCCCTCGAGCTGCGCTTCAACAACGAGCGCATGGTCCTGACGGTGCACGGCAAGGACAAGGCGGAAGCGCAGGCCCAGGAGTTGATTGCGCGGCGCCGCCGGGTCCTGGAGCTGCTCGGCCGCGGGATGCTGGATGCGGAGAGCGGTGTGGAGCACCTGCCTCCGGCGCTGCTGGCTCAAGCGGACAAGCGGGGGCATGTGCGCGCGCAGCGCGCGCGTTCGCCGTGGCCCGGCGTGTTCGCGGCCGCGGGGGTCGGGGTGTTGCTGGCGGGCGGAGCCGTGTGGCAGCAGACGCGTTCTGTGCAGGCCCACGCCTGGATGCGCGTCGCGGCGCGGTCGGACCTGGGCTCCATGCTCGAGTATCTGCGCGACTCGCCGGACAGCCGCTTCGCACCGCGGATCCAGGCCCTCGTGGATGCACAGCTGGCCCAGGCCCGAGCGCGGCTGGATGCCCGGTTGGATCCAGACAGCGCCGCGGCTCCGTCCCGTCCGTTCTTCGAGAGCCTGCTGGACGCGGTGTCGCGAGACCACCGCCGGCGCATCACGGTGGTGTGGAAGGCGCCCGCCGAGGACGACGCGTTGCCCGTGCGGGACGACCCTTCGGAGTCGCTGGTGGTGGCGTGGCAACGGACGGTGGATGAAGTGCTGGGGACAGGGGTCCTGGTCGTGGACGGAGGCTGGGGGCGCTCTCGGGAGGAGCCGCCCCTGCTCACCCTCCACGTGCGGGATGAGTCACGGGGCGCTTCGGGGACCCAGCGCGTCTGGTCTGTGACCCAGGAGGGCCTTGCTCCGGATGGGCCCGCGCGGGCCTTGGAGCTCGTGGCGGACGCCGCGGATCCGCGCGCTTCGGAAGTCCTCTTCCATGCCTGGGTGGACGCCTGGCACCTTCCCGGTGCGCGCCAGCGCCACCCCCTGCTGCTCACCACGTCGACGCTTGCCCAGGAGGCCCAGCCGTGAGTGCTCCTTCGACTTCTCCTCGCCTGGGGCTGCTGTTGCTCGGTGGAATCGGTCTCTGCTCGCTCGCGTTCGTGGCGGTGGTCCGGCTCGCCATGGCGTACGAGAAGGTGCTCTTCGTCAACGGGCTGGACAGCGAGGTCACGGTCTCCGCGGGCGGCAAGCGGTTCACGCTCGATGCGAATGGTCACCGTCTGCGCAGGCTGCCCGTGGGGCCGCTGGAGGTGGACGTGCGCAACGCGACGGGCCCGCTGGCGCACGAGACGGTGTTCGTGACCGACGAAGGGGGCCTCTTCATCTACAACCTCCTGGGCGCCGCGCCGCTGTATTCGACGACGGTCCGCTACTCGCGGACGCAGGACTCCAACGGCGCGCCGGACTCCCAGCCGCTGTCCCTGGGAGGCAAGGTCTTCCAGCGGGTGGGGCAGTTCGACTACGTGCTCACCGACCCTCCGGAGAGCATGTCGGTCCGCCGTGAGAATGGCCGTTCGACCACGCGCACCCACCTGGGGCGGTTTCCCGGCGGTTGGGCGACGACCTTCGGGATGTTGATGGACTCCCGGCAGACCGCCGAGGCGAACCAGCTGGCGGAGGCCTTGTGGCGCGCCCTGCCGGAAACCCGGAGCGCGGAGGAGGCTGCCTTCGTTTCGCGGTTGTCGCTCGCGCGCAAGGAAGGGCCGCTCGCGTCCGTCGCGGTCGCGCGCGCATGGCGGGACGCGCATCGGGACGACCTGACCGCGCACCGGCTCTGGGCGAGCGAGATGCGTCGTGCGGAGCGCAACGACGAGGTCCGCGCCTACTACGTCGCGGCGCTGGAGCGTGAGCCCGGGGCTGTTGTCATGGCCATCATGCTCTCGCGCTACGAGCCCGCCGGGGAAGGGACGAAGCGGCTGGAGGCCTTGATGCGCGACCATCCGGGTGAGCCGCTCCCCCGAAAGGCGCTGGCGCTGCGTTACGTGCGTCAGCAGCGCTGGGCGGACGCGCTCCCGCTGCTGGAGGCGATGGAGCAGCAGGACTCCGATTACGCCCTGCTCCTGGACACACATGCGGAGACGCTGGTGGCGCTGGGCCGCCGCGAAGAAGCCGCGCGCAAGGTGTCCGAGCGGTTGCTCAAGGCCGGCGCCAAGGACGACACCGTGAACCCGGACGACGTGCTGCTCTACGCGAAGCTCGTCGGGAGCTCCTCTCAGAAGGGAAAGAAGAACGCCGTGATGCGGCAGCTCATCACCTGGGCGTCGAAGAAGCCGGCGGACGCCGTGGTGAGCGAGTGGGTCGCGGCCTCGCTTGGTGAACCCGTGGTCTCCCCGGAGTCGAGCAATGCTCCCTCGGACAACGTGCTCGCCGCCGCGACGCGGGTGTTGATGGCGCTCGCGGAGGAGCCCAAGGTCGCCGCGAGGGATTGCGCCGACATCGAGTTCAGTGT
This Corallococcus silvisoli DNA region includes the following protein-coding sequences:
- a CDS encoding tetratricopeptide repeat protein; this translates as MSAPSTSPRLGLLLLGGIGLCSLAFVAVVRLAMAYEKVLFVNGLDSEVTVSAGGKRFTLDANGHRLRRLPVGPLEVDVRNATGPLAHETVFVTDEGGLFIYNLLGAAPLYSTTVRYSRTQDSNGAPDSQPLSLGGKVFQRVGQFDYVLTDPPESMSVRRENGRSTTRTHLGRFPGGWATTFGMLMDSRQTAEANQLAEALWRALPETRSAEEAAFVSRLSLARKEGPLASVAVARAWRDAHRDDLTAHRLWASEMRRAERNDEVRAYYVAALEREPGAVVMAIMLSRYEPAGEGTKRLEALMRDHPGEPLPRKALALRYVRQQRWADALPLLEAMEQQDSDYALLLDTHAETLVALGRREEAARKVSERLLKAGAKDDTVNPDDVLLYAKLVGSSSQKGKKNAVMRQLITWASKKPADAVVSEWVAASLGEPVVSPESSNAPSDNVLAAATRVLMALAEEPKVAARDCADIEFSVFRRMGTDATLLLAAEFERLGDSALAARILDVSAVEMGFGELQDVVHGKLPLESLPTLDWGERAALSLVVARRLDAEGVDSKAAYARAKREALLPGPVTAALEHWARPKPSSAVAGDTEP
- a CDS encoding DnaJ domain-containing protein is translated as MNNEPRPNPYEVLGIERDADTRAIKKAYFERVRQNPPETHPEVFKRLREAYELLSDPEARQAFDASSDAPVDGPEAVKNAQLQEAIDLFDADDKAGGRKVLKALLTEQPDFHEARLLLGRNLLFENEAKEALEEFDALIARAPGHWQAHLYRGWALNRLDRLKEAADSFWRAGKHGPSEVSPRVALADCLEAMGQVPDALDVLAQAQALPGVSRMDVLALKVRRIATMLEYGQEADAAKELEQLDAELPEDADPELRRWAGGQLSAAAAHLFSQQKSQGANRLLEFGRRFNPESATEVSYPTRVTVDMDALPAITREWLHSEAERVGGWRTLWTGLKSAAVTLALVTATCFLLAHISFGTSARGVSDWVWCALYAAVFCGVTYAWARHFLRVMASPYARFNTIHPLHLVQIDIDHITVWPLVHLQDLKLVNHQRNGVYQHTALELRFNNERMVLTVHGKDKAEAQAQELIARRRRVLELLGRGMLDAESGVEHLPPALLAQADKRGHVRAQRARSPWPGVFAAAGVGVLLAGGAVWQQTRSVQAHAWMRVAARSDLGSMLEYLRDSPDSRFAPRIQALVDAQLAQARARLDARLDPDSAAAPSRPFFESLLDAVSRDHRRRITVVWKAPAEDDALPVRDDPSESLVVAWQRTVDEVLGTGVLVVDGGWGRSREEPPLLTLHVRDESRGASGTQRVWSVTQEGLAPDGPARALELVADAADPRASEVLFHAWVDAWHLPGARQRHPLLLTTSTLAQEAQP